One part of the Bombyx mori mitochondrion, complete genome genome encodes these proteins:
- the ND5 gene encoding NADH dehydrogenase subunit 5, giving the protein MCFNSFFFLFFFMLINFFFFVYFIMNGLSVFFEWEIISFNSMSIVMSILLDWMSLLFMMFVSLISSVVIFYSKSYMNSELNLNRFIILVLMFVFSMVLLIISPNLISILLGWDGLGLISYCLVIYYQNLKSYNAGMLTALSNRIGDVMILMVICWVMNYGSWNYIFYFDFMKNDYVMFIISFMIIIAAMTKSAQIPFSSWLPAAMAAPTPVSALVHSSTLVTAGVYLLIRFNYLLIDMFFFKVLLFLSILTMFMSGISANYEFDLKKIIALSTLSQLGLMMSILSLGFPDIAFFHLLTHAMFKALLFMCAGVIIHMMNDIQDIRYMGGLSLYIPLTSLCLNISNLSLCGIPFLSGFYSKDLILEMVSFNSFNLMVFILFYLSTGLTVFYTFRLIMYVMINDFNLMMIYNLYDEDYIMLNSMFVLLFMSLLSGSFLSWFIFSYPYMIYLPFNLKLMVIYVSILGSILGFMVSNMGIYSLNKLLLSYNLSSFLCLMWFMPNLSTYGLSYIYLNFSQILFKNIDMGWSEIYSGKGIFNILKNYSVFYNIYQMNNFKIYLFSFILWFMILFIFFFI; this is encoded by the coding sequence ATTTGTTTTAATTCTTTTTTTTTTTTATTTTTTTTTATGTTAATTAATTTTTTTTTTTTTGTTTATTTTATTATAAATGGCTTATCTGTATTTTTTGAATGGGAGATTATTAGTTTTAATTCTATAAGTATTGTAATATCAATTTTATTAGATTGAATGTCTTTATTATTTATAATATTTGTTTCTTTAATTTCTTCTGTTGTTATTTTTTATAGAAAAAGATATATAAATTCTGAGTTAAATTTAAATCGTTTTATTATTTTAGTTTTAATATTTGTATTTTCTATAGTTTTATTAATTATTAGTCCTAATTTAATTAGAATTTTATTGGGTTGGGATGGTTTAGGTTTAATTTCTTATTGTTTAGTAATTTATTATCAAAATTTAAAATCTTATAATGCTGGCATATTAACTGCTTTATCTAATCGTATTGGTGATGTTATAATTTTAATGGTTATTTGTTGGGTTATAAATTATGGAAGTTGAAATTATATTTTTTATTTTGATTTTATGAAGAATGATTATGTTATATTTATTATTAGTTTTATAATTATTATTGCAGCTATAACTAAAAGTGCTCAAATTCCTTTTAGTTCTTGATTACCTGCTGCTATAGCTGCTCCTACTCCTGTTTCTGCTTTAGTTCATTCTTCTACTTTGGTTACGGCCGGTGTATATTTATTAATTCGTTTTAATTATTTATTGATTGATATATTTTTTTTTAAGGTTTTATTATTTTTATCTATTTTAACTATATTTATATCTGGTATTTCTGCTAATTATGAATTTGATTTAAAAAAAATTATTGCTTTATCTACATTGAGTCAATTAGGTTTAATAATAAGAATTTTAAGATTAGGGTTTCCTGATATTGCTTTTTTTCATTTATTAACTCATGCTATATTTAAAGCTTTATTATTTATATGTGCTGGGGTTATTATTCATATAATAAATGATATTCAAGATATTCGTTATATAGGGGGTTTATCTTTATATATTCCTTTAACTTCTTTGTGTTTAAATATTTCAAACTTATCTTTGTGTGGTATTCCTTTTTTATCTGGATTTTATTCTAAAGATTTAATTTTAGAAATGGTTAGTTTTAATAGTTTTAATTTGATAGTTTTTATTTTATTTTATTTATCTACGGGTTTAACTGTTTTTTATACTTTTCGTTTAATTATATATGTTATAATTAATGATTTTAATTTGATAATAATTTATAATTTATATGATGAAGATTATATTATGTTAAATAGAATATTTGTTTTATTATTTATAAGATTATTAAGTGGTAGTTTTTTAAGTTGATTTATTTTTTCTTATCCTTATATAATTTATTTACCTTTTAATTTAAAATTAATGGTAATTTATGTTAGTATTTTAGGTTCAATTTTAGGTTTTATGGTTAGAAATATGGGAATTTATAGTTTAAATAAATTATTATTAAGATATAATTTAAGAAGTTTTTTATGTTTAATATGATTTATACCTAATTTATCTACTTATGGTTTAAGTTATATTTATTTAAATTTTAGACAAATTTTATTTAAAAATATTGATATAGGTTGAAGAGAAATTTATAGAGGTAAGGGTATTTTTAATATTTTAAAGAATTATTCTGTATTTTATAATATTTATCAAATAAATAATTTTAAAATTTATTTATTTAGATTTATTTTATGGTTTATAATTTTATTTATTTTTTTTTTTATTTAA
- the ND3 gene encoding NADH dehydrogenase subunit 3 → MMIMSITIFFFFLSNLMMMMSMILSKKSFMDREKCSPFECGFDPKSMSRIPFSLHFFLITIIFLIFDVEIALIFPIITLFKMVNMLTWIKTSFFFIIILLIGLYHEWNQNMLNWTN, encoded by the coding sequence ATAATAATTATATCAATTACTATTTTTTTTTTTTTTTTATCTAATTTAATAATAATAATATCTATAATTTTATCAAAAAAATCATTTATAGACCGAGAAAAATGTTCACCATTTGAATGTGGGTTTGATCCAAAATCAATATCACGAATTCCTTTTTCATTACATTTTTTCTTAATTACAATTATTTTTTTAATTTTTGATGTAGAAATTGCACTAATTTTTCCAATTATTACATTATTTAAAATAGTAAATATATTAACCTGAATTAAAACAAGATTTTTCTTTATTATTATTTTACTAATTGGACTATATCATGAATGAAATCAAAATATATTAAATTGAACAAATTAA